The genomic window cttatttattattaatttaaaactgCAATTACGTTTTATGACTGTATGTATGTAGGCTGTTCACTAATTTTGAATCCATGTTtcatgtatttattttatttatttgtatctTTTATGCCTATCTGTATTACTTTAGATTGAATGATTAATGTATGTAAGTCAAAAAGTATTACCATATTGTGATACTTTCTTTTGATcatttgaaaaagaaattagtgaaTAGTTATTGCTTAGAGAAAATATGTCGCATGTATGTATCAAGGACACATTatcatttatattaaattttctattaatatattaataaatttttttttcaaaaaactgCAAACGTATGTATTAAGTAATCGTGTGGAATttagtataatatattatatttaaaaaacaagtaaaaaattgtaatcatcaaaaatataaaaatttcttaacatGAAGATGTCTTCTGTCCTGCTAGGTGTACTATGTAAGGCCACATATGTTCTCACACAATTTCTTTGGttttatattacattaataAGCACTATGATCAGAAAAACAGAAAGACAAGATTGTATAAACCGTATTTTTTGTACTGTATTGTAATTGTCACTTTTGAGTTAAGTAATTGTACGAAACTGAAAGTTCTGTCAGAAGGTTCCTATATGTTATGTGAAATAGAAACTTTGATGAACAACATCGATTTGATTATTACTGCCATATCACAAATGTAACAAAACACCTCATTTACCTCAAACTattctaaattatatattatatataccataatattattatatatactgtatgtatatataattcaaGCGAATTCGataaaaaacaaaatttaagTTAACCAGATAACCAATTGTCGATTCATTGTTACTGAACGTAAACAATTATAAGGCTATGAATAAATGTTACACCATGATCGTTAATAcgcatttaatttattatattcccGTTTCGTTGCAATTCTAGTAAAAGATCTATTCGAAGATCgagactaattgtaagataatAACTTTCAATTTATTACACAATGCTTTATGGAAAAATTCAATTATGTACaacatatataaaattattttcttgattAAATATCTCTACCTTCTTCTTTCGCATGTGTATATGTGAAATTTATCTATATACCATATTAGTGTACATGAGTCATAATATATAATCTAAATTGCTTCATtgaatttgaataaattcattttatattacATTTGTTTTGAACACAGTCTGCCCTTTGAACTTTAGTACTTAAGTAAATTTTCAAGtactaattttgtatataaatgttgAATAAGTAGGAGTTGTAAGATCATTGTACAAATAATGGCATAGAATtgtagaattatttttattattattatatttattattttaattattgtgagttgtttattattattatcggtTTATAATCaggatcatcatcatcatcctcaTCTTCATCATAGATGTCTAAATCACCCAGATATTGAAACAAGCTTTCATCGACTTTAACGGAATCTGAGAATTAAAAAATCAATGTATTATTGCTTTGTATTTTCTATGTTTTGgcttgaattaaaaataaatattatagaacTATACCATCATTTAAGAATTCCAAGTCAGACTGATCCAATGTTTTATCAGTCATAAATAATTCTTTACCAGttaatttttttccttctctctctgccatttctctttttttcgtGTATCCCATTTCATCGTCAAACTTTTCTTTCCAACTTAGAAATGTTTCAACTGTAACTCGTGTTCcttcaaactttttctataataatatagaattttcaatataaaaacaCTGATAAAACTATTTTTATCTTAAtactttaaaattttaaatatctcaccctttctgcttcttcttcttccttaaGTTTTATCGCTGCATTCTCTTCTcgcaataatttaattttatcccACTGTACATTAAGCCACTCTTGCGCAGCACTAACCAATGTAAATACCATAACCATTCCAAGATTTTCATCCATTTGTTCTGTTAAATGTTTCTTCAAGTTTTCATGGCTTccgtcttcaaaattttcatggtCTTCTATCGATATCAGGAGTGGTTCATCTGGATATTTTTCAGTATATGTAAATTCTAATGAGCAACTAAGACCATTTCCAGTACCTGGCTCATATTCTTCAGTTTTAATAGGTATGACAAATATATAAAATGGTTCTGTAGCTACAACTAAAAAAATTTCAGTACATAAAAATCTCAaaaataaaagtataaaataatattaaatataaacataatgATCTATTAAAgtaacaataaaataaataaataacaatcatACGTAATAATTCACAAAAGAATTAAatgttttataatataaaaacaaaGTTATAGGTTATAACGCACGCATACATACTTTCCATCTCTCCACAATAAATTGACTCTAAAGCTTCTATTTCATTGCGTTGTTCGTCTTTATAATCCATGGCGACTAAagtgaaattaattattaaaaataatttatattacgtATTTAATTTATCACTTGTAATAAATTAGTAGGACTCATGATCCAACTATGACAGCAGTGGCGGACGGCGTTGCGCCACAAACAAGATTTCTATATACAAGTGTGTGTGGACGAATAACGAAGTAGTAGTaaacgaaaatatttcttttcttttccaacGTTATCGATGTTATACTAAATTTCAAACTAGGAACATTTTAAATGAAGAACAATGTAGTATTGTTTAAATACAAAATTTCGTTTCAAATTTTTAAGATTATTTTAGCACTATTCTATTCGACAGATTAAAGTAAAGTAAAATAATGTATATAATTATACAATGCATACAACAATacaaatcaacttaattaagatatcattttattaagaaattgaatttcacaatttaattattacatttatcgaataaactaaaaaattgtaaatctctttagaaaatattatgtaaaaatttgttctaacattattgcaagtattattaagatgaataaataaattacaattattttataatgttCAATTAAAGTAGGCAAATACGGTGAAATAGATTATTGTGTAGTATGGTATTATCTAGTTTTATATCACGAAACTATGTGACCTTATTGTGTATGTAATCTAATTCTGTTTACAATTatacaatttcatattttacaaaaaGTACAATTGTTTTTACTCCTAAGAATgcaattgtattctcatatttttatttatatcctCTATACGTGACTTAGTAGAAttttagaataaataaataaatatatatataaatatataaatatataaaaatataaaaatataatataaaataatataatataatataaaataatataatataatatataaatataaaaatataaaaatataatataaaataatacaatataatatataaatataaaaatataaaaataataattatcaaataattttcattactcATTTAAATGCAATTTGAATGTAATATTACGTTACATATTAAATTAATGTACAAAAATACATTTGCTAGTAATCAATTACcttattaataaattgatattCAAATGTCACAattctatatataatatatgtttcATTCACAGTTTTACTATTAGCAATATCATTGGTATTTCACCA from Lasioglossum baleicum unplaced genomic scaffold, iyLasBale1 scaffold1876, whole genome shotgun sequence includes these protein-coding regions:
- the LOC143221076 gene encoding RWD domain-containing protein 1-like gives rise to the protein MDYKDEQRNEIEALESIYCGEMEIVATEPFYIFVIPIKTEEYEPGTGNGLSCSLEFTYTEKYPDEPLLISIEDHENFEDGSHENLKKHLTEQMDENLGMVMVFTLVSAAQEWLNVQWDKIKLLREENAAIKLKEEEEAERKKFEGTRVTVETFLSWKEKFDDEMGYTKKREMAEREGKKLTGKELFMTDKTLDQSDLEFLNDDSVKVDESLFQYLGDLDIYDEDEDDDDDPDYKPIIIINNSQ